One segment of Ipomoea triloba cultivar NCNSP0323 chromosome 12, ASM357664v1 DNA contains the following:
- the LOC115998408 gene encoding pentatricopeptide repeat-containing protein At2g40720, whose translation MHLGSLISRKFCTLKQTHSSSHLNFNIRALVQKGQHFEALQCYSKEPLKTFKLTFPAVLKACASLQSLSIGRTIHATIIVMGMQCDPYMATSLINMYVKCGSLCNAVQVFDHIPKSEPLSRDVTIWNAMIDGYFKNGFRKDCVAQFREMQALQVKPDGYTLSILLGVFSGVSTGKEIHGYVIRNSFEDDPFIVTALVDMYTKCGRAMDAWNVFESQGDKNNVVIWNAMMSGFCENGLWNRSLELYSLLRERNYEIMSSTCCSVLTACSEGEDVEFGRQVHCDVVRMGFGSDQYVHTSLLTMYAKCGLIEDAEKVFGSVLGKGVETWNAMVSAYVGNGRVHESLITYNQMKTRVVASDSFTISNILTSCSIIGYYDFGRSIHAELIKRPVQAFVAVQSALMTMYSRCGKVEDALEVFGRMEEKDVVAWGAMVSGFYQNKRYEDAVGLCKEMLSFYMKPDRNILVMAINASVGVESIELGCSFFGLAIKLGQESDAFVGSSLMDIYSKFGQPEMAKRIFSGVSNKNLVVWNSLISCYAQNGLPELSISVLPQIVQHGLIPDAVSVTTALAAVSSVASLLKGKAIHGYLIRYQIQEDNQVENALTDMYIKSGYLKYAECIFNNTSGRTLVTWNSMIAGYGSHGECFKAINLFGEMRRSEITPDHVTFLSLISACNHSGLVDEGLKLFQLMREYTIEPQIDHYVNIVDLLGRTGRLDDAYNLILNMSMDPEPSIWLCLLSACRVHRNVGLGELAAQNLLKMEETRGSNYVQLLNLYGEAGMKEKAANLRAQMKQKGLRKIGGCSWIEVKDSTDVFFSGDSSSPRTIEVYHTLHSLRSTMKWKGDCSESCLQ comes from the coding sequence ATGCATCTAGGATCGttaatttccagaaaattttGCACTTTGAAGCAAACCCATTCTTCATCACACCTCAACTTCAATATCAGAGCTTTGGTCCAGAAAGGTCAGCATTTTGAAGCTCTGCAATGCTACTCCAAAGAACCTCTCAAAACTTTCAAACTCACCTTCCCAGCTGTCCTCAAAGCCTGCGCGTCTCTGCAGAGCCTGAGCATCGGAAGGACCATCCACGCCACCATAATTGTAATGGGTATGCAGTGCGACCCTTACATGGCCACCTCGCTTATCAACATGTATGTGAAATGCGGGTCACTCTGCAATGCAGTACAGGTGTTCGATCATATTCCCAAGTCGGAACCTTTGAGCCGAGACGTGACTATATGGAACGCTATGATTGATGGGTATTTCAAGAACGGGTTTCGCAAGGATTGCGTGGCTCAGTTTCGCGAAATGCAGGCGTTGCAGGTCAAGCCTGATGGGTATACTCTCAGCATTCTTCTTGGAGTGTTTTCTGGGGTTTCAACAGGGAAGGAAATTCACGGCTATGTGATTCGAAACTCATTTGAGGACGACCCTTTTATCGTGACGGCTCTGGTTGATATGTACACAAAATGTGGCAGGGCAATGGATGCCTGGAATGTGTTTGAGAGCCAGGGAGACAAGAACAATGTTGTTATATGGAATGCAATGATGAGTGGGTTTTGTGAAAATGGGCTGTGGAATAGGAGCTTGGAGTTATATTCATTATTAAGAGAAAGGAATTATGAAATCATGTCAAGTACTTGCTGCAGTGTATTGACTGCCTGTTCTGAGGGTGAAGATGTTGAGTTTGGCAGGCAGGTCCATTGTGATGTTGTTAGGATGGGGTTTGGGTCTGATCAGTATGTTCATACCTCTCTATTAACCATGTATGCAAAGTGTGGACTAATAGAGGATGCAGAGAAAGTTTTTGGTTCTGTATTAGGAAAGGGGGTCGAAACGTGGAATGCTATGGTCTCTGCTTATGTAGGTAATGGCCGGGTTCATGAATCTCTGATTACTTACAATCAAATGAAAACAAGAGTTGTTGCATCTGATTCTTTCacaatatcaaatattttaacttCGTGTAGTATAATCGGTTATTATGATTTTGGTAGATCGATTCACGCTGAACTGATAAAAAGACCAGTGCAAGCTTTTGTTGCAGTGCAAAGTGCACTGATGACCATGTACTCGAGATGTGGGAAAGTGGAGGATGCTCTTGAGGTTTTCGGCAGAATGGAGGAGAAGGATGTGGTTGCGTGGGGTGCCATGGTGTCGGGTTTTTACCAAAATAAACGATATGAAGATGCAGTTGGTTTATGTAAAGAAATGCTGAGTTTCTATATGAAGCCAGACCGAAATATATTGGTGATGGCGATAAATGCCAGTGTGGGGGTTGAAAGTATAGAATTAGGCTGCTCTTTCTTTGGGCTCGCTATTAAGCTTGGGCAGGAATCAGATGCTTTTGTGGGGAGTTCTTTGATGgatatttattcaaaatttgGGCAGCCAGAAATGGCTAAAAGAATATTTTCCGGAGTTTCCAACAAGAACCTGGTGGTTTGGAATTCGTTAATCTCGTGTTATGCCCAAAATGGCCTCCCGGAGCTGTCCATCTCTGTTCTTCCCCAAATCGTACAGCACGGCTTAATCCCGGATGCTGTTTCAGTCACTACTGCACTTGCTGCAGTTTCATCAGTAGCATCACTACTCAAAGGAAAGGCCATTCATGGTTACCTTATAAGATATCAGATCCAAGAAGATAATCAAGTGGAAAACGCCTTGACTGATATGTACATCAAAAGTGGATACTTGAAATACGCAGAATGTATTTTCAATAACACGTCTGGTAGAACCTTGGTCACGTGGAATTCTATGATTGCCGGTTATGGATCCCATGGCGAGTGCTTCAAAGCCATCAACTTGTTCGGTGAAATGAGAAGATCTGAAATTACGCCAGATCACGTAACCTTCCTTTCCTTAATTTCTGCCTGCAACCATTCCGGTTTAGTAGATGAAGGCTTGAAGCTGTTTCAGTTAATGAGAGAGTATACGATCGAGCCTCAAATAGATCATTATGTCAATATCGTGGACCTGCTTGGTCGTACTGGTCGGTTAGATGATGCCTATAATCTCATACTGAACATGTCGATGGACCCTGAACCGAGCATCTGGCTATGTTTATTGTCTGCTTGTCGAGTCCATCGTAATGTAGGGCTCGGGGAGCTGGCTGCCCAGAACCTCCTGAAGATGGAAGAAACCCGAGGTAGCAATTACGTTCAACTGCTGAATCTGTATGGGGAGGCTGGGATGAAAGAAAAGGCGGCGAATTTGAGGGCTCAGATGAAGCAGAAAGGGTTGAGGAAGATTGGTGGGTGCAGTTGGATTGAGGTGAAAGATAGCACTGATGTTTTCTTCTCAGGTGATTCATCCTCCCCCAGGACAATTGAGGTATACCACACTCTTCATAGTCTCAGAAGTACTATGAAATGGAAAGGTGATTGTAGTGAAAGTTGCCTACAATGA
- the LOC115998298 gene encoding two-component response regulator ARR17-like, giving the protein MATSSRNGGDESPHVLAVDDNLVDRKLVEKLLKNSSCRVTTAENGLRALEYLGLGDEHNTSNDNGSKVNMIITDYCMPEMTGYELLKKIKESSNMKDIPVVIMSSENIPTRINQCLEEGAQMFMLKPLKHADVKRLRGELMQCRG; this is encoded by the exons ATGGCAACTTCTTCAAGGAATGGGGGAGATGAATCACCTCATGTACTAGCTGTTGATGACAACCTCGTCGATCGCAAACTCGTGGAAAAGCTGCTCAAGAATTCATCCTGCAGAG TGACTACTGCAGAGAATGGATTGAGGGCTTTGGAGTATTTGGGGTTGGGAGATGAACACAACACTTCAAATGACAAT GGATCAAAGGTGAATATGATCATCACAGATTACTGCATGCCAGAAATGACAGGCTATGAGCTGCTCAAGAAAATCAAG GAATCTTCCAACATGAAGGACATCCCTGTTGTGATAATGTCATCTGAAAACATTCCAACTCGGATCAACCA GTGCTTGGAGGAAGGAGCCCAGATGTTCATGCTAAAGCCACTCAAACACGCGGATGTGAAGCGATTAAGAGGCGAATTGATGCAGTGCAGAGGCTAA